A section of the Salmo salar chromosome ssa05, Ssal_v3.1, whole genome shotgun sequence genome encodes:
- the ddt4l gene encoding DNA-damage-inducible transcript 4-like protein, which produces MVYTPALVLGHGIPIVSEEDNIVELMRKFLCQITSSDKKYVRRGSIESSEFIKEVNSSLDSETALDCEERILQQDMTRQIVCCLSEAKESSLRCRILLLPRPLTANVALDVVRSSAGEPCGLRGAFIQVYLETQLGQPLQTLGTITPDPTVTPTFELSVVFKLDKDCWPPLKHIFVTDKVLKLRPQYRLVKKKLYSSASPVIHEFC; this is translated from the exons ATGGTCTATACCCCGGCTTTGGTCCTCGGACACGGAATTCCGATTGTGTCTGAAGAGGATAACATTGTCGAACTGATGAGAAAGTTTCTATGTCAAATCACTTCGAGCGACAAGAAATATGTGCGTCGAGGCAGCATTGAAAGTTCCGAATTCATCAAGGAAGTAAACTCAA GTCTGGACTCTGAAACGGCTCTCGACTGTGAAGAGAGAATActccagcaggacatgaccaggcAGAtcgtgtgttgtctctctgaagCTAAAGAATCGAGTCTGCGGTGCCGGATACTGCTGCTTCCCCGCCCGCTGACCGCCAACGTTGCCCTGGATGTGGTGCGTTCCTCAGCGGGAGAGCCGTGCGGGCTTCGCGGGGCCTTCATACAGGTCTATTTGGAGACACAACTGGGCCAACCGCTGCAAACGCTGGGCACTATAACACCCGACCCGACCGTCACTCCTACTTTCGAGCTGTCCGTCGTGTTCAAGCTGGACAAAGACTGTTGGCCGCCTCTCAAGCACATATTCGTTACCGACAAGGTGTTGAAACTACGACCCCAGTACCGGCTGGTCAAGAAGAAATTGTATTCCTCCGCGAGCCCTGTCATACATGAGTTCTGCTGA